CTATACACGCAAATATAGCTCGTTTTGCACCTCCCCTTAAAGGCACACAGTTGCATAGCTTGTCGCTAGAATCAGACGATTTGGGCGAGAAAGCCCGTTTCGTGCCAGGAAACCACTGCGCTACCCACTGAGCGATGCCCACGCGGTGTATGACCGAAATCCCGGACTGACCGGATGCCGCGGAAATCGCTGCACATACATGAAGACCGTGCCCAAACGGCAATCAAATCCTCCGGCGAGGAGAGCGGCCTTCGGGCGAAGCGAGATCCCTGCGGGAAAGGATTGAACCCGGAGACTGCGAAGTGATAATTTCACAAAATCACAATGAGCGCCGCAACCGGCAGGCGTTCATCCCGGCGACATCGCCAACGACTCAGCTCCAACACCATACCTGATCCTTTTATGAAACGTGCCCTCATCCCTTTTCTCTCTCTGATTGTCATGGCAGCCACGCTCAATGCCTCTCCAGAATCGAGCTTCATCGATAAAATCTGGAAGGCTCTCGAATCCGGGAAAGCGGAGTCCTTCATTGCGCTCTACCAGCCTGCCCTCCCCGACACGCTGGAGCCCACCTTTGAGCAACTTTGGCAGAACCCGCTGGACAAGGGCATTTCCAGTGTCGCCATCGTCCCCTTTAGCGCGAAGCAATCCGAGGCCGAGAACAAGGCATTGACCATCAAGGGCGTCACCTATGTGCGCCCTACGCCTGCGAGCGCCTACCTCGTCATCACCTTTAAGGACGAGAAAAAGAGCACGGGGCTTATCCCCCTGAGTCAGGAAAAAGGGAAATACTACCTGGCCAGCTGGAAGGTCGAGTAGCCAGCCACTCCCGCAGCTAGCATACGCAGTCGAAGTCACCACCCTGCGACAAGCTACTTGACGGTCACAGATGAGTGACGGAAGTTTTTCTTTCCATTAGCGGGAAAGCTCTTAGCCTTCTGGGCATGTCTGTCACTGAAAATTTGAATATCGACGCTCTCACGCAAGCCGCCCTCGAAGCCCGCGGCCTCGCCATGGACGGCGTAGCAGCCGCCAACTCCGGCCACCTCGGCCTCCCTCTCGGCACCGCTGAGTGCGGCGCCGCCCTCTTCGGCCACTGCCTGCAGTACAACCCCGCGGACCCCAAGTGGCTCAACCGCGACCGCTTCATCCTCTCCGCCGGCCACGGCAGCATGTTCCTCTACAGCTGGCTGCACCTGGCTGGCTTCGACCTCTCGCTCGACGAGGTGAAGAACTTCCGCCAGCTCGGCTCGAAGACCCCCGGCCACCCGGAGTATGGGGAGACTGACGGCGTCGAGGCCACCACTGGCCCTCTCGGCCAGGGCACCGGTAACATCGTCGGCTACGCCTGCTCGCAGAAGATGCTTCAGGCTCGCTTCGACAACCCGGCTGAACCGCTCTTTGACTACCACTGTGTGGCGCTCGCCGGTGACGGCTGCCTGCAGGAGGGCATCTCCGCCGAGGCCGCTGCCTACGCCGCCCGTTTCGGCCTGGATAACCTGATCATGTTCTACGACAGCAACGACGTCACCCTCGACGCCATGGCTGACAAGACCCAGTCTGAGAACACCGCTGACCGCTACGAGGCCTACGGCTGGGACGTCACCGTGCTGCCCGACGGCCACGATATCAAGGCCATCGTAGAAGCCTACGACAAGGCCAAGGCCGACGACAACGGCCGCCCGAAGCTCATCATCCTCAAGACCGAAATCGGTCGCGGCATCCCCGAAGTTGCCGGGACGAACAAGGCTCACGGCGAAGGTGGCGTAAAGTTCATCGAGGCCGACCGCCTCGCCCTCGGCCTGCCCGAGGAGCGCTTCTACGTCTCCGAGGACACCAAGGCCTTCTTCGCCGCCCGCACCGCCGCCCTCAAGGAGCAGTACGACGAGTGGCAGAAGAAATTCGCCGTCTGGAAGGGCTCGAACCCCGAGCAGGCCAAGCTGCTTGAGGATGGTGTCGCCCACAAGCACGCCACCGAGCAGGAGCTGCTCAAGACGATCCCCGAATTTGACCCGGAAAAGAAGCTCGCTACCCGCGCCGCCGGTGAGGCCGTCCTCAACGCCGTTGCCGCCGCCTGCCCGCTGGTTACCAGTGGCAGCGCCGACCTGCACGGCTCCACCAAGAACTACATCAAGGGCGTGGGCGACTTCGACGTCGACAACTACGCGGGCCGCAACTTCCACTACGGCATCCGCGAGCACGCCATGGGCGCGATCATGAACGGCATCGCCTACGACGGTATCTTCAAGACCTCCGGCGCCACCTTCCTGACCTTCTCGGACTACATGCGCCCCTCCGTGCGCCTAGCCGCGCTGGCCCACCTGCCGACCTTCTACATCTGGACGCACGACTCCGTCGGCGTCGGTGAGGACGGCCCCACGCACCAGCCCGTCGAGCACGTGGCCGCCCTGCGCTGCATCCCGAACCTCGACGTCATCCGCCCGGCCGACCCCGAGGAAACCGCTGCTGCCTACGCCGCCGCCGTCGAGCGCGCGGACGGCCCGACCGCCCTCATCCTTTCCCGTCAGGGTGTTCCCACGCTCAAGTGCACCCCGGTGGAAACCCGCCGCCAGGGCACGCTCAAGGGCGGCTACATCATCAAGAAGGAAACCGCGCCGCTGGAAATGATCCTCATCGGTACCGGCAGCGAGCTGCAGCACTGCCTCGTCGCCGCCAAGGAGCTGGGTGACGGCTGCCGCGTCGTCTCCATGCCCTGCCAGGAACGCTTCGAGCGCCAGGACGCCTCCTACCAAGAGGAAGTTCTCCCGGCCTCCTGCACCAAACGCCTCTCCATCGAGGCCGGCATCACCTTCGGGTGGCAGAAGTTCGTCGGCCTCCAGGGCAAAGCGCTCGGCACCGACACCTTCGGGATCAGCGCCCCCGGCGACATCGTGATGGAAAAGTTCGGCATGACCGCCGACAACGTCGTCAAGACCGCCAAGAGCCTCTAGCAAGTGCTTGGCGCTTGACCCGTTTGAGGGGCTCCCCCCTTGAACAATTGTCACCAATCACATTTCCAAAACCGCGCTGGTAACGGCGCGGTTTTGTTTTATGTTGATCAATAGACAGGCAGCTAGCAGAGAGAACGTGAGGAGATTATGACGTGGCCATTTTCAGATTCCCCCAACACCGCGGTTTTCACAACTCGCGCAGTCATGTCCTCATCCAAACCGATTCTATTGGTTTGCCATGATGAAGATGACGGAGCCTGGCAATTTCTCGATGACACAGAGCTGGATGCAGACCAGGCGATGCTTGTTTCACTGCACGAAGTGTTTAATGTAGATTCAACGATCGCAGATTTAGCCAACCTCCCGCTGGGAGGTAAGGCCTGGAGAAGCACTCCAAACGATCCCTGGCATAAAGATTGACCTCCGTGCCTCTGCGTCTCCGTGTGAGGTTATTGCAAAAGCTCGATGCCTGCCACGTCCTACCGTTTAGGCAGCAGCTACCACCCGAGTGAAAATTGCAGCTTGCCGGGCGTGTCAGTGGACGTTTTCCTTTCGCTCACGCTCAAGGGATATTCTCCGGCGGGCGTGGCATCTTTTCACCCGGCGTTTATGATCCGTCGCGACGACGCATCCGCTGAGTGATGGCAGAATTATAGAAAAAATGTCAGAACTCGTACGTGTACAAAAATTTTTAGCGGACCGCGGGATGTGCTCGCGGCGCGAGGCCGAGGAGTGGATCCGCAACGGCCGCGTCAAGGTCAACGGCGTGACCGCTGAGCTCGGCTGCAAGGTCGACCCCGAGGTCGATCAGATCTCGGTTAAAAACAAGAAGATCCCACAGGCCCCCAAGCGCAAGATCACGCTGGTGATGAACAAGCCGAAGGGCACGCTCTGCACCAACCACGATCCGAATGCCGTGCTGACCGTCTTCTCGATCCTCCCGAAGGACTACCGCTTCGACCGGTTGTTCTGCGCCGGACGGCTCGATAAGGACAGCGAGGGCATGCTCATCTTGACCAACGACGGGGACTTGGCCAACCGCA
This genomic interval from Ruficoccus sp. ZRK36 contains the following:
- the tkt gene encoding transketolase, with translation MSVTENLNIDALTQAALEARGLAMDGVAAANSGHLGLPLGTAECGAALFGHCLQYNPADPKWLNRDRFILSAGHGSMFLYSWLHLAGFDLSLDEVKNFRQLGSKTPGHPEYGETDGVEATTGPLGQGTGNIVGYACSQKMLQARFDNPAEPLFDYHCVALAGDGCLQEGISAEAAAYAARFGLDNLIMFYDSNDVTLDAMADKTQSENTADRYEAYGWDVTVLPDGHDIKAIVEAYDKAKADDNGRPKLIILKTEIGRGIPEVAGTNKAHGEGGVKFIEADRLALGLPEERFYVSEDTKAFFAARTAALKEQYDEWQKKFAVWKGSNPEQAKLLEDGVAHKHATEQELLKTIPEFDPEKKLATRAAGEAVLNAVAAACPLVTSGSADLHGSTKNYIKGVGDFDVDNYAGRNFHYGIREHAMGAIMNGIAYDGIFKTSGATFLTFSDYMRPSVRLAALAHLPTFYIWTHDSVGVGEDGPTHQPVEHVAALRCIPNLDVIRPADPEETAAAYAAAVERADGPTALILSRQGVPTLKCTPVETRRQGTLKGGYIIKKETAPLEMILIGTGSELQHCLVAAKELGDGCRVVSMPCQERFERQDASYQEEVLPASCTKRLSIEAGITFGWQKFVGLQGKALGTDTFGISAPGDIVMEKFGMTADNVVKTAKSL
- a CDS encoding DUF2185 domain-containing protein codes for the protein MSSSKPILLVCHDEDDGAWQFLDDTELDADQAMLVSLHEVFNVDSTIADLANLPLGGKAWRSTPNDPWHKD
- a CDS encoding pseudouridine synthase, yielding MSELVRVQKFLADRGMCSRREAEEWIRNGRVKVNGVTAELGCKVDPEVDQISVKNKKIPQAPKRKITLVMNKPKGTLCTNHDPNAVLTVFSILPKDYRFDRLFCAGRLDKDSEGMLILTNDGDLANRITHPSGGVVKRYRVKLQKPFDPAIIPKLLKGVIDEGEHLFARKIIPATVGAEADHRVEVHLDQGRKREIRRLFEAFGYHVKKLKRFQMGQLKMKGLGPGAVKPLTEKEIESLFVHKD